In one Alkalinema sp. FACHB-956 genomic region, the following are encoded:
- the urtA gene encoding urea ABC transporter substrate-binding protein has translation MTKQFGRREFILFSSATAGSLLLKACSAPTTTTSSTTSPGASPAASGSGNTIKVGILHSLSGTMAISEKSVVDAELLAIEEINKAGGVLGKQIEPITEDGQSTWPTFAEKAKKLIDQDKVATVFGCWTSASRKAVLPVFESKKHLLWYPVQYEGQECSNNVFYTGAAPNQQIEPSVDWLLENKGKDFFLVGSDYVFPQTANTIIKAQLAAKGGKTVGEDYIPLGNTEVKPVIAKIKAALPNGGVIYNTLNGDTNVAFFKEMQAAGMGPDKYPTMSVSIAEEEVQAIGVSYLKGHYAAWNYFQTVDTPASKKFVEAFKAKYGANRVVNDPMEAAYIMVYLWKQAVEKAGTFEDLDKVKKAAYGQTFDAPEGKVTLESNHHLSKFVRIGEVAEDGLFKIVFETKEAVKPVPWNQFVAETKGFSCDWSDPAKGGKFKAA, from the coding sequence ATGACAAAGCAATTTGGGCGGCGTGAGTTTATCCTGTTTAGCTCCGCCACAGCAGGTAGTTTGCTGCTGAAAGCTTGTTCAGCCCCCACCACCACCACAAGCTCTACCACCTCTCCAGGAGCTTCCCCCGCAGCCAGTGGCAGTGGCAACACCATTAAAGTTGGCATCCTTCACTCCCTCAGCGGCACAATGGCCATCTCTGAAAAGAGCGTTGTAGATGCTGAACTGCTCGCGATCGAAGAAATCAACAAAGCCGGTGGTGTGCTCGGTAAGCAAATTGAACCGATCACGGAAGACGGTCAATCCACTTGGCCGACCTTTGCTGAAAAAGCCAAGAAGTTGATCGACCAAGACAAAGTGGCTACGGTCTTTGGCTGCTGGACCTCTGCCAGCCGTAAAGCCGTTCTGCCCGTATTCGAGTCCAAGAAGCACCTGTTGTGGTACCCGGTGCAATACGAAGGACAGGAATGCTCCAATAACGTGTTCTACACCGGAGCTGCCCCCAACCAACAGATCGAACCCTCCGTGGATTGGCTGCTGGAAAACAAGGGTAAAGACTTCTTCCTCGTTGGGTCTGACTACGTCTTCCCCCAAACCGCCAACACGATTATTAAGGCGCAACTGGCGGCTAAGGGTGGCAAGACCGTGGGTGAAGACTACATTCCCCTCGGCAACACCGAAGTCAAGCCTGTAATCGCCAAAATCAAAGCGGCCCTTCCCAATGGGGGCGTGATTTACAACACCCTGAACGGAGACACCAACGTTGCTTTCTTTAAGGAAATGCAAGCCGCAGGCATGGGGCCGGATAAATATCCCACCATGTCCGTCAGTATTGCGGAAGAAGAAGTACAGGCGATCGGGGTGTCCTACCTGAAGGGCCATTACGCTGCCTGGAACTACTTCCAAACCGTAGATACCCCCGCCAGCAAGAAGTTTGTGGAAGCGTTCAAAGCCAAGTACGGTGCAAACCGTGTGGTGAACGATCCCATGGAAGCGGCCTACATCATGGTCTACCTCTGGAAGCAGGCGGTGGAAAAAGCAGGCACCTTTGAAGATCTTGACAAGGTGAAGAAGGCGGCCTACGGTCAAACCTTTGATGCACCGGAAGGGAAGGTAACCCTGGAATCCAACCACCACCTATCGAAGTTTGTGCGGATTGGGGAAGTGGCGGAAGATGGTCTGTTCAAGATCGTCTTCGAAACCAAGGAAGCCGTCAAACCCGTGCCCTGGAACCAGTTCGTTGCGGAAACGAAGGGCTTCTCCTGCGACTGGTCTGATCCAGCGAAGGGTGGCAAATTCAAGGCTGCCTAA
- a CDS encoding DUF58 domain-containing protein: MIPTLRLYGLLIFGAAITTLFALLWPGKGGLGLALLLLLLYDVAILAAMVMDGIRSRSQRVEVIRQPISRLSIGRDNPITLTVCAKNSGAIVQIRDTYPRQHFSVSQATLEASLAPQETLDLTYQAKPTYRGSYTWGKIAVRQLSGWKLLWMDWTVAESTPVEVFPDLIGLRSLSIRLALQATGNLRQNRRIGMGTEFAELRDYATGDDPRLIDWKATARRDRPLVRVLEPEQEQTLIILLDRGRLMTAQVNGLQRFDWGLNATLSLALTALKRGDRVGVGVFDRALHTWIPPQRGDRQLTQLLERLTPIQPDFIEPDYLGTINTVTQQQHRRALVVMITDIVDEIASMELLNAMGRLAPRYLPFCVALRDSQIDRQAHEFSSEVAENYARAVALDLINQRQVAFAKLKQKGVLVLDAPADQITDQLIDRYLQLKLRNQL, translated from the coding sequence ATGATCCCCACCTTGCGTCTCTACGGTTTACTCATTTTTGGGGCAGCTATCACCACCCTATTCGCGCTACTTTGGCCGGGAAAAGGGGGCTTGGGATTGGCGTTACTGTTGCTGCTGCTATACGATGTAGCAATCCTAGCAGCCATGGTGATGGATGGTATTCGCAGTCGATCGCAGCGGGTTGAGGTAATCCGTCAGCCGATCTCCCGGCTCTCGATCGGACGGGATAATCCCATCACCCTAACGGTTTGTGCTAAAAATAGTGGCGCGATCGTGCAAATTCGCGATACCTATCCCCGTCAGCATTTCAGCGTTTCCCAGGCAACCCTAGAAGCCAGCCTCGCTCCCCAGGAAACCCTGGATCTCACCTACCAGGCCAAACCCACCTATCGCGGGTCTTACACCTGGGGCAAAATTGCTGTGCGACAACTGAGCGGCTGGAAATTGCTGTGGATGGATTGGACGGTGGCGGAATCGACCCCGGTGGAGGTCTTCCCAGATCTGATTGGGCTCCGATCTCTCTCAATTCGGCTGGCACTCCAGGCAACGGGCAACCTCCGGCAAAATCGCCGCATCGGCATGGGCACGGAATTTGCAGAACTGCGGGACTATGCCACGGGGGACGATCCCCGGCTCATCGACTGGAAAGCCACCGCACGGCGCGATCGCCCCTTGGTGCGCGTCCTAGAACCGGAGCAGGAACAAACGCTGATTATCCTGCTCGATCGGGGGCGGTTGATGACAGCCCAGGTGAATGGGTTACAACGCTTCGACTGGGGCTTAAATGCCACCCTATCCCTGGCGTTAACGGCCTTGAAACGGGGCGATCGGGTGGGCGTAGGCGTCTTCGATCGGGCCTTGCACACCTGGATTCCGCCGCAACGGGGCGATCGGCAACTCACGCAATTACTCGAACGACTCACCCCCATCCAACCGGATTTCATCGAACCCGATTATCTCGGCACTATCAACACCGTCACCCAACAACAACATCGCCGTGCCCTCGTGGTGATGATTACAGATATTGTCGATGAGATTGCATCAATGGAATTGCTCAATGCCATGGGACGGTTAGCCCCCCGATACTTACCCTTCTGCGTTGCGCTGCGGGATAGCCAAATCGATCGCCAAGCCCACGAATTTAGCAGCGAAGTCGCAGAAAACTATGCCCGTGCCGTCGCATTAGATCTGATCAACCAGCGGCAAGTGGCCTTTGCGAAGTTGAAGCAAAAAGGCGTATTAGTCTTAGACGCCCCAGCGGATCAAATAACCGATCAACTCATCGACCGCTACCTACAACTCAAGCTCCGTAATCAGCTTTAG
- the ureG gene encoding urease accessory protein UreG has product MSTLRVGVAGPVGSGKTALVEVLCKRLRDRYQLAVVTNDIYTQEDAQFLVRSQALNADRILGVETGGCPHTAIREDASMNLAAIEDLEQRFQTLDIIFVESGGDNLAATFSPELVDLTIYVIDVAGGDKIPRKGGPGITKSDHLVINKIDLAPYVGASLDVMDRDARRMRGDKPFSFTNLKTQEGLDPIIQFITSHLHPQALSPTIA; this is encoded by the coding sequence ATGAGTACCTTACGTGTCGGAGTTGCAGGCCCCGTCGGTTCCGGAAAAACCGCCCTCGTCGAAGTCCTGTGCAAACGATTGCGCGATCGCTATCAACTCGCCGTCGTCACCAACGATATCTACACCCAAGAAGACGCCCAATTCCTCGTCCGCAGCCAAGCCCTCAACGCCGATCGTATCCTCGGGGTCGAAACCGGGGGTTGTCCCCACACCGCCATCCGCGAAGACGCCTCCATGAACCTCGCCGCGATCGAAGACTTGGAACAACGCTTTCAAACCCTCGACATTATCTTTGTCGAGAGCGGTGGTGACAATTTGGCAGCAACCTTCAGCCCCGAACTGGTTGACCTGACCATTTATGTGATTGATGTCGCGGGTGGTGACAAAATTCCCCGTAAAGGTGGCCCCGGCATTACCAAATCCGATCACCTCGTTATTAATAAAATCGATCTTGCCCCCTACGTCGGCGCTAGCTTGGATGTGATGGATCGCGATGCCCGCCGGATGCGCGGTGACAAACCCTTCAGCTTTACCAACCTCAAAACCCAGGAAGGACTTGATCCCATCATTCAATTTATTACCTCCCACCTCCACCCCCAAGCCCTCTCCCCCACGATCGCGTGA